The following coding sequences lie in one Peribacillus frigoritolerans genomic window:
- a CDS encoding bifunctional 2',3'-cyclic-nucleotide 2'-phosphodiesterase/3'-nucleotidase produces MSFKMHVNKMLAPILAVSLITAPITVPGETSAKESNKKPVKTEPFTISTPTVNYSKGTKATVTVTPKKGNKGNETVVFQLMNGTKVISQSAIEADIKSAQKFSAYFNSYKSGYWIKVSVVSKYNGNTSNFGNSLAASVSDAPFELRIMETTDIHTNLVSYDYYKDAVSDSVGFSRTASLIKQARKEVKNSVLVDNGDLIQGTPLGTYKAKIAPLKKGEVHPVYKAMNLLDYDVATFGNHEFNYGLAYLDEAINDANFPYVNANVYKKDKDNNSKNDKNKYTPYKIVTKKVKDINGKEKSVKIGYIGFTPPQIMDWDKANLEGKVITKEIITTAKKYVPEMKKKGADVIVALTHSGFNGDTKNTEDVIYSLSKVSGIDAITFSHTHKVFPAQDEASLDSLFKDSQGKVLKGVDNKKGTINGVAAVQAGYGGSNLGIIDLDIQNIKGNWKVVNSESSTRAINDKITGKKAAEDASVVKAVKKDHEGTIKYVNTPIGTTTAPIHSYFALVQDDPSVQVVTSAQKWYVEKYIQSNRPEYKDLPILSVGAPFKAGRNGVEEFTEIKEGGLTIRSAGDLYLYDNTLKAIKIKGSVVKEWLEMSAGKYNTINPAKSEEQELLNGKFAVYNFDVIDGVTYQIDVTKAPRYDEKGIKVSDSSRIADLKYNGEPVDPNQDFIVVTNNYRASGGGNFPGVKGSEYVVDSADENRQILMDYITQEGEINPTADNNWSIAPISGKVDVTFTSSPKGAEYLNEDSPISYTGKKDDKGFGIYRYNLGKENVKVQLLGINDLHGQLDTTSDFGGIKQGRADYLAAHLKQRKAENPENTLLLSAGDAVGASAPVSSLIQDKPTLQFLNNMKFDVGTVGNHEFDKGVETLMAQINGGKSPTSDVVFDKLNFPYVVANVVYKDTKKPILDPYVIKKVGGVDIGFIGVVTNATPQKVSPDGIKNVEFIEQAPAVNKAVNELKEKGVKSIVIISHDPGTEKEGVITGEVADLANSVDDEVDVILAGDNHAKVNNYVDNKLIVQAYSYGTAFEDVDLEIDPNTKDIVKKSAEIVTVTQGGITPDAGTTKFINDYLGMFPELKAPLGTTDEKILRTNAYTQETGLGNLIADSMKADLNSDFAFMNPGGIRADIPKGEVTFSDLAKIQPFGNVLVKLELTGAEVKTLLQQQWIVEGSPKTLQISGLSYTADFSKPVTERVTLLKKADGTPIKDTETYTVAVNDFMASGGDNYTVLKGKERVFGHADLEAFVNYVKETFKGGKIMAEIEGRITNINN; encoded by the coding sequence ATGTCGTTCAAAATGCATGTTAATAAGATGCTCGCTCCGATTCTTGCTGTCAGTTTGATTACAGCCCCAATTACCGTACCGGGGGAGACATCCGCCAAAGAGTCTAATAAGAAACCGGTCAAGACTGAACCATTTACCATTTCAACTCCTACTGTTAATTACTCAAAAGGCACCAAAGCGACTGTAACGGTCACACCGAAAAAAGGGAACAAAGGAAATGAAACCGTTGTCTTCCAATTAATGAATGGGACGAAGGTCATTTCACAGTCAGCCATTGAGGCGGATATTAAATCGGCCCAAAAGTTCTCTGCGTACTTCAACTCGTACAAATCGGGTTATTGGATCAAAGTATCAGTTGTCTCCAAGTATAACGGCAATACGAGTAACTTCGGCAACAGCCTGGCAGCTTCCGTATCGGATGCACCTTTTGAACTAAGGATCATGGAAACGACAGATATACACACTAATCTGGTGAGCTATGATTATTATAAGGATGCCGTATCGGACTCTGTCGGCTTTTCCCGAACGGCTTCTTTAATTAAACAGGCACGAAAAGAAGTGAAAAATAGCGTTTTAGTGGATAACGGCGACCTTATTCAAGGGACACCGCTAGGTACGTACAAAGCAAAAATAGCCCCACTGAAAAAAGGTGAAGTCCATCCCGTATATAAAGCGATGAACTTGCTTGACTATGATGTGGCCACATTCGGCAATCATGAATTCAATTATGGTTTAGCTTATTTGGACGAGGCCATCAACGATGCGAATTTCCCTTATGTCAATGCCAATGTTTACAAAAAAGATAAAGACAATAATTCAAAGAATGATAAAAATAAATATACACCTTATAAAATCGTCACAAAGAAAGTAAAGGACATCAATGGAAAAGAAAAATCAGTAAAAATAGGCTACATTGGATTTACCCCTCCGCAAATCATGGATTGGGATAAAGCGAACCTTGAAGGTAAGGTCATTACAAAAGAAATCATCACGACTGCAAAAAAATATGTCCCTGAAATGAAGAAAAAGGGCGCGGATGTCATCGTTGCGCTCACGCATTCCGGATTTAATGGCGATACCAAGAATACCGAGGATGTCATCTATTCATTAAGCAAGGTATCCGGCATCGATGCCATCACGTTCTCCCACACGCATAAGGTCTTTCCAGCACAAGATGAGGCATCTTTAGACAGCCTATTCAAAGATAGCCAAGGAAAAGTCCTTAAAGGCGTGGATAATAAAAAGGGTACCATCAATGGTGTAGCAGCCGTTCAAGCAGGATATGGGGGCAGTAATCTCGGCATCATCGATCTTGATATCCAGAATATCAAGGGGAATTGGAAAGTCGTCAATTCCGAATCATCAACACGGGCAATCAACGATAAAATAACAGGAAAAAAAGCAGCTGAAGATGCATCTGTCGTCAAAGCCGTGAAGAAGGATCACGAAGGAACGATCAAGTATGTCAACACGCCAATTGGAACGACTACAGCTCCAATTCATAGTTATTTCGCCCTTGTGCAAGACGATCCTTCCGTACAGGTCGTGACGAGCGCACAGAAATGGTATGTAGAAAAATACATCCAAAGCAACCGGCCTGAATACAAGGACTTGCCGATTCTCTCTGTAGGAGCCCCTTTCAAAGCGGGTCGCAATGGAGTCGAGGAATTCACCGAAATCAAGGAAGGCGGACTGACCATTCGCAGCGCCGGTGATTTATATTTATACGATAATACCTTGAAGGCAATCAAGATCAAAGGGTCAGTTGTTAAAGAGTGGCTAGAAATGTCTGCAGGGAAATATAATACAATCAATCCTGCCAAGTCTGAGGAACAGGAGCTGCTTAATGGAAAGTTTGCCGTCTATAATTTTGATGTGATTGACGGCGTTACGTATCAAATCGATGTCACCAAGGCTCCCCGCTATGATGAAAAAGGGATAAAAGTGTCGGATTCAAGCAGGATTGCAGATTTGAAATATAATGGTGAACCAGTGGACCCGAATCAAGATTTCATCGTCGTGACGAATAATTACCGTGCTTCGGGCGGGGGGAACTTCCCGGGAGTCAAGGGCAGCGAATATGTAGTTGACTCTGCGGATGAAAATCGCCAGATCTTGATGGATTACATCACACAAGAGGGTGAGATCAATCCAACTGCTGATAATAACTGGTCGATTGCCCCGATTTCAGGCAAGGTGGACGTTACTTTCACCTCATCACCAAAAGGTGCGGAATATTTAAATGAAGACAGCCCGATTTCCTATACAGGCAAAAAGGATGATAAAGGCTTTGGCATTTACAGATATAATTTGGGGAAAGAAAACGTTAAGGTGCAACTGCTCGGGATCAATGATCTTCACGGCCAGCTTGATACCACTTCCGATTTTGGCGGTATCAAACAAGGGCGTGCCGATTATTTAGCTGCGCACTTGAAGCAGCGTAAAGCTGAAAACCCTGAAAATACACTTTTACTTTCGGCAGGGGATGCTGTTGGGGCAAGTGCCCCCGTTTCTTCTTTGATCCAGGACAAACCGACTCTTCAGTTTTTGAATAATATGAAATTCGATGTCGGAACTGTCGGGAACCATGAGTTCGACAAAGGGGTAGAAACCCTGATGGCTCAAATCAATGGCGGAAAGTCGCCAACGTCCGATGTTGTATTCGATAAATTGAACTTTCCATATGTAGTTGCCAATGTCGTATATAAAGACACGAAAAAACCGATTTTGGACCCTTACGTCATAAAAAAGGTCGGCGGGGTTGATATTGGGTTCATAGGTGTAGTCACGAATGCCACACCTCAAAAAGTAAGTCCGGATGGCATTAAGAATGTGGAGTTCATAGAACAGGCACCTGCCGTAAATAAGGCGGTTAACGAGTTGAAGGAAAAAGGCGTCAAATCGATTGTGATCATCTCACATGACCCAGGCACTGAAAAGGAAGGGGTCATCACAGGCGAAGTGGCTGATCTTGCCAATAGCGTGGATGATGAAGTAGATGTGATCTTAGCAGGAGATAATCATGCAAAGGTCAACAACTATGTGGATAATAAGTTGATTGTACAAGCTTACTCTTATGGAACGGCTTTTGAAGATGTGGATTTGGAAATCGATCCAAACACAAAGGATATTGTCAAAAAGTCAGCTGAGATTGTCACGGTTACACAAGGTGGCATCACACCGGATGCCGGGACGACGAAATTCATTAACGACTACCTGGGCATGTTCCCCGAGTTGAAAGCCCCGCTTGGGACAACGGATGAGAAAATTTTAAGAACCAATGCCTATACGCAGGAAACGGGTCTTGGGAATTTAATTGCCGATTCGATGAAGGCAGATTTGAATTCCGATTTTGCCTTTATGAATCCAGGCGGAATTCGTGCAGATATTCCAAAGGGGGAAGTCACTTTTTCCGATTTAGCGAAAATCCAGCCATTCGGAAACGTATTGGTTAAGCTGGAACTGACTGGAGCGGAAGTGAAAACGCTGCTTCAACAGCAATGGATCGTTGAAGGATCTCCGAAAACTTTGCAAATTTCTGGACTGAGCTATACAGCCGACTTCAGTAAACCCGTCACGGAACGTGTCACCTTATTGAAGAAAGCGGACGGAACACCTATCAAGGATACCGAAACATACACGGTGGCTGTCAATGATTTCATGGCAAGCGGCGGTGATAACTATACCGTCCTGAAAGGAAAAGAGCGTGTGTTTGGACATGCTGACCTGGAAGCATTCGTTAACTATGTAAAAGAAACGTTTAAAGGCGGGAAGATCATGGCAGAAATTGAAGGAAGAATTACGAATATCAATAATTAA
- a CDS encoding DUF2798 domain-containing protein: MPSNKKEGIIFGLFMCFGMVLIMSVYNTALHGISSFTVGSAVIQFAVTFIVAFIAESIVEPKARKLALSLPYDKSKEIKFIIAIAFCMVPGMVLIMSVYGLILTNLMIGIEGSIFIAYLKTVGLNFIVALPSQLLIVGPISRWLLTKYIKPATQKPKLKNV, from the coding sequence TTGCCTAGTAATAAAAAGGAAGGCATAATCTTTGGACTTTTTATGTGTTTTGGTATGGTCCTTATTATGTCAGTTTACAACACAGCTTTACACGGCATTTCATCGTTTACAGTAGGGAGTGCAGTGATTCAATTTGCGGTGACATTTATCGTCGCTTTTATTGCAGAGTCAATAGTTGAACCGAAGGCACGTAAACTTGCATTATCACTACCTTATGATAAGTCGAAAGAAATCAAATTTATTATTGCAATTGCCTTTTGTATGGTCCCTGGAATGGTCCTTATTATGTCAGTATATGGGCTTATTTTAACTAATTTAATGATAGGGATTGAGGGTTCAATTTTCATAGCTTACCTTAAAACGGTTGGTCTAAACTTTATCGTGGCGCTACCATCACAGTTACTAATTGTTGGACCAATCTCACGCTGGTTATTAACTAAATACATTAAACCAGCGACACAAAAGCCAAAATTAAAAAATGTTTGA
- a CDS encoding DinB family protein, whose translation MLILFKYNWQVRSEWFKWCRSLPCEELKRQRIGGMGNILKTLAHIIDVECSWIRAIQGKPDVAIDLEAYDTIEKVEDLSICYHSEVIDYLNSHAIEEENEMIQPSWMGGTYEKGRILRHLIAHEIHHIGQLSIWSREMGIEPVSASLIDRDL comes from the coding sequence ATGTTGATCTTATTCAAGTATAACTGGCAGGTGCGAAGTGAGTGGTTCAAGTGGTGCCGTTCCCTACCATGTGAGGAGCTGAAACGGCAGCGCATAGGAGGGATGGGGAATATATTGAAGACACTCGCCCATATTATCGATGTCGAATGCAGCTGGATCAGGGCCATACAAGGGAAGCCTGATGTCGCGATCGATTTGGAAGCTTATGATACGATCGAAAAAGTGGAGGATTTATCCATATGTTATCATTCTGAGGTCATTGACTATTTGAACTCGCATGCAATTGAAGAAGAGAATGAAATGATTCAGCCATCTTGGATGGGGGGAACATACGAAAAAGGCAGGATACTGCGCCATCTCATAGCGCACGAAATCCACCATATAGGCCAGCTGTCCATCTGGTCGAGGGAGATGGGCATCGAACCGGTATCCGCTAGTTTAATAGATCGGGATTTATAG
- a CDS encoding GNAT family N-acetyltransferase, whose product MKSQQLEDIRILQHECEREGFTLKLNWETLRSRNGVHKNDFFHYDGLKLVGFLGLYDFGNKVEICGMVHPDYRRQGIFTKLLEEAIRSAVERNYKLILLNSPAQSDSGTEFLKQLPCEFAFSEFQMKWSETVLDDYDDAVVRPSRRDDEETEIQLDIQCFQFTEQEAKDYYQRILYEDTLKTMMIEKGGLAVGKIRVDHSGREAWIYGFSILPKYQGKGLGRKALKKIVAEQCQLGYDIFLEVEATNEHALRLYESCGFKTIQRQEYHQYKG is encoded by the coding sequence TTGAAGAGTCAACAGCTAGAAGATATTCGGATCCTGCAGCATGAATGTGAACGGGAAGGTTTTACTTTAAAGCTGAACTGGGAAACGCTTCGCAGTCGAAATGGTGTGCATAAGAATGACTTTTTTCACTATGATGGATTGAAGCTTGTTGGTTTTCTTGGTTTATACGATTTTGGGAACAAAGTGGAGATATGCGGGATGGTACATCCTGATTACCGGAGGCAAGGCATTTTTACAAAGCTGCTGGAAGAGGCGATAAGAAGTGCCGTGGAGCGCAACTATAAGTTGATTCTCTTGAACTCACCTGCTCAATCCGATTCAGGGACAGAATTTTTGAAACAGCTCCCATGTGAGTTTGCTTTTTCTGAGTTTCAAATGAAATGGTCCGAAACGGTGCTTGATGATTATGATGATGCAGTCGTTCGCCCTTCACGGAGAGATGATGAGGAAACGGAAATTCAGCTGGATATTCAATGTTTCCAATTTACGGAACAAGAGGCGAAGGATTATTATCAGCGCATCCTATATGAGGATACTCTGAAAACCATGATGATTGAAAAGGGTGGCCTTGCAGTCGGTAAGATCCGTGTTGATCACTCAGGTCGGGAAGCGTGGATTTATGGATTTTCCATTTTGCCAAAATACCAGGGAAAAGGACTTGGCAGAAAGGCATTGAAAAAGATCGTAGCCGAACAATGCCAGCTGGGATATGACATTTTTCTCGAGGTCGAGGCGACTAATGAGCATGCTTTAAGACTCTATGAATCTTGTGGCTTCAAAACGATTCAAAGACAGGAGTATCATCAATACAAAGGCTGA
- a CDS encoding YvrJ family protein: MMIEDATMWVSLVSEFGYPFVVSMFLLFRFGKQLKELTTDVENLKKSAHKTKKR; encoded by the coding sequence ATGATGATTGAGGATGCTACTATGTGGGTTTCATTAGTTAGCGAATTTGGCTATCCATTCGTCGTTTCTATGTTTTTGCTCTTCCGCTTCGGTAAACAATTAAAAGAACTGACAACGGACGTAGAGAACTTAAAAAAGTCCGCTCATAAAACGAAAAAACGATAA
- a CDS encoding sigma-70 family RNA polymerase sigma factor, translating to MNQLTSHFFSHSLEFLQQQYSSFFEQPIIQVFLQNPEHLKIFTETLDSPSSHNICHLNETFKIFYYRAKVYKYMCSLIYFFSVDFDKRARKQRERYRMVLDAAPRDTGGLIDRVGTMDVQLEKMGETNELASHISDEEMIKALKKLTAKQNLVLTMIFSYGLSNKEIAAYFHESPQNISSIRKQALKKLRKHYMDEVYVRKEKSHCG from the coding sequence ATGAACCAATTAACTTCTCATTTTTTTTCTCATTCATTGGAGTTTCTGCAGCAACAGTACTCATCTTTCTTTGAACAACCGATCATTCAAGTATTTTTACAGAACCCAGAGCATTTAAAGATTTTCACTGAAACTCTTGATTCCCCTTCTTCCCACAACATTTGCCATCTCAACGAGACTTTCAAAATTTTCTATTACCGGGCTAAAGTATACAAATACATGTGCTCCTTAATTTACTTTTTCTCTGTTGATTTTGATAAAAGGGCACGGAAACAGCGGGAACGCTATCGAATGGTACTTGATGCGGCACCAAGGGATACTGGCGGATTGATCGATCGAGTCGGCACTATGGATGTTCAACTTGAAAAGATGGGGGAAACGAATGAACTCGCTTCACACATAAGTGATGAAGAGATGATAAAAGCCTTGAAAAAGTTAACAGCCAAACAAAACCTGGTGCTCACCATGATCTTTTCCTACGGCCTATCCAACAAGGAAATTGCTGCCTATTTCCATGAGTCGCCACAGAATATCTCAAGCATCCGTAAACAAGCTCTAAAAAAACTTCGAAAGCACTATATGGATGAGGTATATGTTAGAAAGGAGAAAAGCCATTGTGGATAA
- a CDS encoding penicillin acylase family protein codes for MEVAVPQQKPKRKWRKRVLWSFGIVIILLLSVLIAANVFLSRSLPETKGEISLPGLLKPVTVVRDSSGVPHINAANEHDLYLAQGYIQAQDRLFQMDLSRRQASGRLSEVIGEKTVKNDKYFRTLGLRRAAEASYAAYTSEGKEALDVFAEGVNLYINELKENGKWPAEFTLLGYEPEPWTPVDSLTIGKYMAFDLGGNWEDQAFRQYLLQTFPKEKAYDLFPDYPKNAPYIISKEELDIEKSFAGAVIPYEFNGSNNWVVSGKKTDSGQPLLADDPHLGLATPSVWYQMHLEAPSVNVSGVIFAGIPGIILGHNEKVAWGVTNTGPDVQDLYIERRNPENEKEFSYKGKWEKAEILDEPIKVKDGKTLDYKVTVTRHGPVVSEFAGKSGKDTVLALRWTALDPSAELEAVLNMNKAGSWKEFEKALLQFETPAQNFVFASVDGTIAYKANGKIPIRKKGDSMLPVPGWTDEFEWKGYIPFDELPKTVNPEEGFISTANNKVISDDYPYHISNNWAQPYRQMRIQEFLKANKKLTAEDMQSLQMDTVNLQAKEFVPQFVDVLKGPWGKQEDQALTILEKWNHIDSVDEAAPMIFNVWMRKIGDVLLKEEIPEETLNLFNGRRSAVDELLRRALDGKPGPWIEEAGGLEQVLAKSLQETLTELEELQGDDIADWEWGDYHQVRFNHPLSSVAPLNYLFNSGGGMPVGGSSVTVQAAAFLDDGTVNHGGSWRFVIDLADMNQGYHLVGPGQSGNVKSEWYHDQLEDWAEGTYHKTTLDDPIGDTLTLKPSY; via the coding sequence ATGGAAGTTGCCGTACCTCAGCAAAAGCCAAAACGGAAGTGGAGAAAGCGGGTGCTATGGAGTTTTGGAATCGTGATTATACTTTTGCTGTCTGTCTTGATTGCTGCAAATGTATTTCTTTCAAGATCCTTGCCGGAAACGAAGGGGGAAATATCGCTTCCAGGTCTTTTGAAACCGGTTACGGTCGTGAGGGATTCAAGTGGGGTCCCGCATATCAACGCAGCGAATGAACATGATTTGTATTTAGCCCAAGGGTATATCCAAGCACAGGATCGTTTATTTCAAATGGATTTAAGCAGGCGTCAGGCTTCAGGAAGATTGAGTGAAGTGATTGGTGAGAAAACCGTCAAAAACGATAAGTATTTCCGTACACTTGGGTTGAGGCGGGCGGCTGAAGCCTCTTATGCAGCATATACAAGTGAAGGGAAAGAAGCCTTGGATGTGTTTGCCGAGGGGGTAAATCTTTATATCAATGAATTGAAGGAGAATGGGAAATGGCCGGCGGAGTTCACTCTGCTTGGATACGAACCAGAGCCGTGGACACCCGTCGATTCGCTGACCATCGGTAAATATATGGCCTTTGATTTAGGCGGGAACTGGGAAGATCAGGCGTTTAGGCAGTATTTGCTGCAAACGTTCCCAAAGGAAAAAGCATATGATTTATTTCCTGATTATCCAAAGAACGCTCCATATATCATCAGTAAGGAAGAACTGGATATTGAAAAAAGTTTTGCAGGGGCCGTTATTCCTTATGAATTCAACGGCAGCAATAACTGGGTAGTTTCAGGCAAGAAAACGGATTCCGGTCAGCCGTTATTGGCCGATGATCCCCATCTGGGATTAGCTACACCGTCCGTGTGGTATCAAATGCATTTGGAGGCCCCGTCGGTCAATGTGAGCGGTGTTATTTTTGCCGGGATTCCGGGAATCATCCTTGGTCATAACGAAAAGGTGGCTTGGGGTGTGACCAATACCGGTCCGGATGTACAGGATCTGTATATTGAGAGGAGAAACCCGGAAAACGAGAAAGAATTCTCCTACAAAGGTAAATGGGAAAAAGCTGAAATCTTGGACGAACCCATCAAGGTGAAGGATGGTAAAACACTCGACTATAAAGTGACGGTTACCCGCCATGGACCGGTTGTCTCAGAGTTTGCCGGGAAAAGCGGAAAAGATACCGTGCTTGCATTAAGGTGGACGGCACTTGATCCATCTGCCGAGCTTGAAGCGGTACTGAATATGAATAAAGCGGGAAGCTGGAAAGAATTCGAAAAGGCACTCTTGCAATTCGAAACGCCGGCCCAGAATTTCGTCTTTGCCTCAGTCGACGGTACCATTGCCTATAAGGCGAATGGGAAAATCCCAATCAGGAAAAAAGGCGATAGTATGCTGCCTGTACCTGGCTGGACGGATGAATTTGAGTGGAAAGGCTATATTCCCTTTGATGAACTTCCAAAAACGGTGAATCCGGAAGAGGGATTCATTTCGACAGCGAATAATAAGGTCATCTCAGACGATTATCCTTACCACATCAGCAATAACTGGGCACAGCCGTACCGTCAGATGAGGATACAGGAGTTTTTAAAAGCCAATAAAAAGCTTACGGCCGAGGATATGCAAAGCCTGCAGATGGATACAGTGAATTTGCAAGCTAAGGAGTTTGTTCCTCAATTCGTGGATGTATTGAAAGGTCCATGGGGGAAACAGGAAGACCAGGCACTGACGATTCTGGAAAAATGGAATCATATTGATTCCGTTGACGAAGCCGCACCTATGATTTTTAATGTCTGGATGAGAAAAATAGGTGATGTACTGCTTAAGGAAGAAATACCGGAGGAAACCCTCAACCTCTTTAATGGGAGGCGTTCGGCCGTCGATGAACTACTAAGGCGGGCACTGGACGGTAAGCCGGGCCCTTGGATTGAAGAGGCAGGCGGACTTGAGCAGGTGCTTGCCAAGTCGCTGCAGGAGACCTTAACGGAACTGGAAGAATTACAAGGGGATGATATAGCTGATTGGGAATGGGGAGACTATCATCAGGTCAGGTTTAACCACCCGCTATCGAGTGTCGCCCCATTAAATTATTTATTTAACAGCGGCGGCGGAATGCCGGTAGGCGGCAGCAGTGTCACCGTACAGGCGGCGGCATTTTTAGATGATGGAACCGTTAATCATGGCGGCTCCTGGAGATTTGTCATCGACCTAGCCGACATGAATCAAGGATATCACCTCGTTGGCCCGGGTCAATCAGGTAACGTGAAAAGTGAGTGGTACCATGATCAGCTTGAAGATTGGGCAGAAGGTACTTATCATAAAACCACTTTAGATGACCCAATAGGTGACACGCTGACATTGAAACCATCATACTGA
- a CDS encoding STAS domain-containing protein: MEELRMIGEKIEKFKYILVEHIELFEEEEPLYDFETSKEVRSKLIQIHADALIHGKAQAMESMKITGMEIGKRIVDMGIPLDKNIEEAQLVRNLFWSFIEEEVSNRYYSIEILLKASSIIDAILDQFIHCVSISYVNHYKKMAKMANDSLQKIKENQEVMEELSTPIVQTVLKDVLLLPLIGRIDDWRMESMQSTVLQKCADLHSEVLIMDFSGITFTKEGNMLSLLDQLVGALALMGTETMFVGFTPDVVKEIVKLDFANQVKAFLSFRQALEYLFNQRGLALQPV; the protein is encoded by the coding sequence ATGGAAGAATTAAGAATGATCGGTGAAAAAATTGAAAAATTTAAATATATCTTAGTGGAGCATATCGAGTTGTTTGAAGAAGAGGAACCGCTCTATGATTTTGAAACCAGTAAAGAGGTACGGTCAAAGCTTATTCAAATTCATGCAGATGCCTTGATTCATGGAAAGGCACAAGCAATGGAAAGTATGAAAATAACGGGTATGGAAATAGGTAAGCGCATCGTGGATATGGGCATTCCTTTAGATAAGAATATTGAGGAAGCACAGCTTGTGCGGAACCTCTTCTGGAGTTTCATTGAAGAAGAGGTGAGCAATCGCTATTACTCCATTGAAATTCTGTTAAAGGCAAGCTCGATAATTGATGCAATCCTGGACCAGTTCATACACTGTGTAAGTATCAGTTACGTGAATCATTATAAAAAAATGGCGAAAATGGCAAACGATTCTTTGCAGAAGATAAAAGAAAACCAAGAAGTCATGGAAGAATTGTCCACCCCGATCGTTCAGACCGTATTAAAGGATGTGCTGCTCTTACCGTTGATCGGACGCATTGACGATTGGAGAATGGAGTCGATGCAATCGACGGTGCTGCAAAAATGTGCAGATCTGCATTCGGAAGTATTGATCATGGATTTCTCGGGAATTACCTTTACGAAGGAAGGCAATATGCTCTCCCTGCTGGATCAATTAGTGGGGGCACTGGCGTTGATGGGAACGGAGACGATGTTTGTCGGTTTTACCCCTGATGTCGTGAAAGAGATCGTCAAACTTGATTTCGCAAATCAGGTAAAAGCCTTTCTATCGTTCAGGCAGGCCTTGGAATATCTGTTTAATCAAAGAGGGCTGGCACTTCAGCCAGTATGA
- a CDS encoding MFS transporter yields MNYIEPAGKSFRKTILALFLGSFVTFADLYSTQPVIPVFAKQFGVSPAMASLTLSFATGTLALCLLLVSFFSENIDRKKIMGTALTLSALLSICVSFIQDDLYILIAIRAIQGAVLAGFPAIAMAYINEEFHPKSLGYVMGIYVSGSSIGGLAGRLIVGVLTDHFSWNIAIGSLGALSLIISLAFWWMLPPSQHAVRAGVSLSRIKTSLINNLRNSRLVLLFGMAFLLMGSFVTVYNFVGIPLMGPPYHLSQTLIGFIFIIYLVGTFSSTWMGKLADQYTRRIVLLTGIAIMLMGALLTLLDPLLLKIMGLALFTFGFFGAHSIASSWVGSLADKSEKAQASALYLLFYYAGSSIVGASGGLFLMKFGWGGVISAVSILIILAAACVMMVEKKIVK; encoded by the coding sequence GTGAATTATATCGAGCCTGCTGGTAAATCATTCAGGAAAACAATCTTGGCTTTATTTCTTGGTAGCTTTGTAACGTTTGCGGATCTGTATAGTACCCAACCGGTCATTCCGGTTTTCGCAAAGCAATTCGGAGTCTCTCCTGCAATGGCAAGCCTTACATTATCTTTCGCAACAGGAACGCTTGCACTCTGTTTATTGCTTGTTTCTTTTTTCTCAGAAAATATCGATAGGAAAAAAATAATGGGGACGGCGCTCACTCTGTCTGCATTGTTATCCATATGTGTCAGCTTCATACAGGATGATCTATACATCCTGATTGCAATACGGGCGATTCAAGGAGCGGTGCTTGCAGGTTTCCCGGCCATTGCGATGGCCTATATCAATGAAGAGTTTCATCCGAAAAGCCTTGGCTATGTGATGGGAATCTATGTGAGCGGTTCGAGTATCGGCGGATTGGCTGGCAGGCTGATTGTCGGGGTGCTGACAGACCATTTCTCATGGAACATAGCGATTGGAAGCCTTGGGGCTTTAAGTTTGATCATCAGTCTGGCTTTTTGGTGGATGCTTCCGCCTTCGCAGCATGCCGTCCGCGCAGGAGTCTCATTGTCGAGAATCAAAACCTCCCTTATCAATAACTTAAGGAATAGCCGACTAGTACTCTTATTCGGCATGGCCTTCCTATTAATGGGCTCGTTCGTTACCGTTTATAACTTTGTGGGTATACCTTTAATGGGACCGCCATATCATTTATCACAAACATTGATTGGCTTCATTTTCATAATCTATCTTGTGGGGACATTTAGTTCTACATGGATGGGAAAGCTCGCCGATCAATATACTCGAAGGATTGTACTTCTTACCGGAATCGCTATCATGCTGATGGGCGCCCTTTTAACCTTATTGGATCCGCTATTGCTGAAAATAATGGGGCTTGCACTGTTTACATTTGGCTTTTTTGGAGCTCATTCAATTGCGAGCAGCTGGGTCGGAAGCTTGGCTGATAAGAGTGAAAAGGCACAAGCATCCGCTTTATATCTCCTGTTTTACTATGCGGGATCAAGTATAGTGGGGGCATCAGGCGGTTTATTCCTGATGAAGTTCGGCTGGGGAGGGGTCATCTCGGCTGTGTCGATCCTGATCATCCTTGCTGCCGCTTGTGTGATGATGGTTGAAAAGAAAATCGTTAAATAA